The DNA region CTTCGACGTGTACCGCGAGGTCTCCGCTCAGGTCCGGGAAATCTTCTCCCGCTTCACGCCCCTCATCGAACCGCTCTCACTCGACGAAGCCTACCTCGACGTCTCCCACCGCCCGGAATCGGCCATCCAGATCGCAGCCACCATCCGTCGACTCATCCATCAGGAAACCAGACTCACCGCATCCGCCGGGATCTCCTACAACAAATTACTCGCCAAAATCGCCAGCGATTGGCGCAAACCCAATGGCCAATACGAAGTCACTCCCAGAGCCACCGCCGACTTCATGCACGCCCTCCCCGTCAAACGCCTGTGGGGTGTGGGCAAGGTCACCGCGGAAAAACTCCACGCTCTCGGACTCGAAACCTGCGCCGACGTCCTCAACCTGGACCCCATCACGCTCGCCCGCGAACTGGGACGCTTCGGCATGGAACTGCGCGAACAATGCCAGGGCATCGACACCCGCCCCGTCACCCCACACCGCGAACGCAAATCCCACAGCATCGAACGCACGTTTGAGCACAACATCGACAAGCTCGAACCCGCCGCCGCTACTCTCCAGAATTTGATCGACGACCTCTATCAGGAATTGCACGCAGCCGACCGCATCGAGCGCATCGCAGGCCTCGTCGTGAAGCTCAAGTTCGACGACTTCACCACC from Sulfuriroseicoccus oceanibius includes:
- the dinB gene encoding DNA polymerase IV produces the protein MEKDSPPSTPPRKIIHIDMDCFYAAIEERDHPEYRGKPIAVGGSSRRGVLTTANYEARKYGCRSAMPVFKAKELCPELIITPIRFDVYREVSAQVREIFSRFTPLIEPLSLDEAYLDVSHRPESAIQIAATIRRLIHQETRLTASAGISYNKLLAKIASDWRKPNGQYEVTPRATADFMHALPVKRLWGVGKVTAEKLHALGLETCADVLNLDPITLARELGRFGMELREQCQGIDTRPVTPHRERKSHSIERTFEHNIDKLEPAAATLQNLIDDLYQELHAADRIERIAGLVVKLKFDDFTTTTAEQAGTQFLPDTFLALLDEAWNRRESPSVRLLGVGVRLAAEKETNHPSQQLSLELPPA